Proteins from one Sulfurovum sp. TSL1 genomic window:
- a CDS encoding thiamine pyrophosphate-binding protein: protein MKVSDYIIELLVKHNIDKVFGYIGGNNAHIMDSIDNHREIEMVNTIHEQGAGFAAEGYARATGKIGVATATSGPGATNLITPIASCFYDSVPAVFITGQVNTYECKNTSECENNAPVRQIGFQETDIVSVVKPITKYAVLIHNIHDLRYELEKALYLSEEGRKGPILIDIPIDLQYKEFDPDKERSFYEGEEYHASSIRTDIDDEVIENIAALINTSTRPVILVGGGARIANVESELNTLLNTTNIPVVCSLMGKDLVKESYRYNLGFIGAYGNRCASLTLANSDLLIILGSRLDARQTGRQTSTFAREAKIIQVDIDKHELDRKIKVDYALISDVKSFLDKLNTKALQTNIETWQDKVLSYKDQYSSLYTIDEKEKMPNKIISLISQYSKEGDIVCVDVGLHQMWAAQSFSVKKDQRLLFSGGLGAMGCALPTAIGATLGSGKRAIAIVGDGGFQMNIQELEVLRRRELPIKIFIMNNAFLGMVRQMQTEFLNENYIGTQKDYSVPRFKSIGEAYGIKSHEVSSMDEIEKLIRLSLENDASELIDIQLSDSKHLVEPRLAGNRPMEDMAPFLDREELEKQMVIKPLDY, encoded by the coding sequence ATGAAAGTATCAGATTATATCATTGAGTTGTTAGTAAAGCATAATATTGATAAGGTTTTTGGATATATCGGTGGAAATAATGCCCATATCATGGACTCTATAGACAATCATAGAGAGATAGAGATGGTCAATACCATACACGAACAGGGCGCCGGATTTGCTGCAGAAGGGTACGCCAGAGCCACGGGAAAAATTGGCGTGGCAACAGCAACCAGCGGGCCGGGTGCAACCAATTTGATCACCCCTATAGCCAGCTGTTTTTATGATTCTGTGCCAGCAGTGTTCATCACCGGACAGGTCAATACGTATGAGTGTAAGAATACATCAGAATGCGAAAACAATGCTCCGGTACGACAGATCGGATTTCAAGAGACAGATATTGTCAGTGTTGTGAAACCGATCACAAAATATGCCGTACTGATACATAATATTCATGATTTAAGATATGAACTGGAAAAGGCTTTATATCTATCGGAAGAAGGTAGGAAAGGACCGATACTCATAGATATACCCATCGACCTGCAATACAAAGAGTTTGATCCGGATAAGGAAAGATCATTTTATGAGGGGGAGGAGTATCATGCATCTTCGATACGTACAGATATAGATGATGAGGTGATCGAAAACATCGCTGCACTTATCAATACTTCCACAAGACCGGTGATATTAGTAGGTGGCGGTGCCCGAATAGCAAATGTCGAATCAGAGTTAAATACATTGTTAAACACAACAAATATCCCTGTTGTATGCTCTCTAATGGGAAAAGACCTTGTAAAAGAGAGTTATAGATATAACCTTGGATTCATCGGTGCCTATGGTAATAGATGTGCAAGTCTTACCCTGGCCAACAGTGACTTGTTGATCATACTCGGTTCCAGATTGGATGCACGGCAGACAGGAAGACAAACATCTACGTTTGCCAGAGAAGCTAAAATCATTCAGGTCGATATCGATAAACATGAACTGGACAGAAAGATCAAAGTGGATTACGCTTTAATTTCTGATGTAAAAAGTTTTCTTGATAAGTTAAATACAAAGGCACTTCAAACCAATATAGAGACCTGGCAGGATAAAGTGTTAAGCTATAAGGATCAATACTCTTCATTGTATACGATCGATGAAAAAGAAAAAATGCCAAATAAGATCATCTCTCTCATTTCCCAATACTCTAAAGAGGGGGATATTGTTTGTGTAGATGTTGGATTACATCAAATGTGGGCTGCCCAGTCTTTTAGTGTCAAAAAAGACCAAAGATTACTTTTTTCAGGAGGACTGGGAGCTATGGGGTGTGCATTACCTACTGCGATCGGAGCTACACTGGGAAGTGGGAAACGAGCGATCGCTATTGTAGGTGATGGCGGTTTTCAGATGAATATTCAAGAGCTGGAAGTACTTAGAAGAAGAGAACTGCCTATCAAAATCTTTATCATGAACAATGCTTTTTTGGGTATGGTGAGACAGATGCAGACAGAATTTTTAAATGAAAATTATATTGGAACACAAAAGGATTACAGTGTGCCCCGTTTCAAAAGTATAGGGGAAGCGTATGGCATCAAGAGTCATGAAGTCTCAAGTATGGATGAAATAGAGAAGCTTATCAGGCTCAGTTTAGAAAATGATGCCAGTGAACTCATAGATATACAATTAAGTGACTCCAAACACTTGGTTGA
- a CDS encoding MBOAT family protein, protein MLFNSYIFIFTFLPITFFVYFYLNNKRLTEAAKGFLVFSSLFFYSWWNIVYLPLILTSMLFNYVVGRQLTKNHHFRRTLLFIGVISNLALLGYFKYADFFITNVNRVIDSNIPLLHLALPLAISFFTFQQIAYLVDSYRAETHEYDFLNYAVFVAFFPQLIAGPIVHHKEMMPQFANIRNKVKNYRHIALGLFVFSIGLFKKVVIADTFAIWATNGFDVAEKLNLIEAWVTSLSYTFQLYFDFSGYTDMAIGAALLFNIKLPINFSSPYKATSIQDFWRRWHITLSRFLKGYVYIPLGGNRHGEIRTYANLFATFLLGGIWHGAGWTFVFWGALHGMALVIHRAWHKLGFRMHMFLAWFITFNFINISWVFFRAKEFEDAIKVLKGMIGMTGITLPYGVSTKLPILKQYDIKFGNFITETGGDKYTFIWLISAGVLVLAFKNSMELMESFKISNKTMWFSGILFSVGVLSMNKVSEFLYFNF, encoded by the coding sequence ATGCTATTTAATTCATATATATTTATTTTTACATTTTTACCTATTACCTTTTTTGTCTATTTTTATTTAAATAATAAACGATTAACTGAGGCTGCTAAAGGCTTTCTTGTCTTTTCGTCTCTTTTCTTTTATAGTTGGTGGAATATTGTATACTTACCACTCATTTTAACTTCTATGCTATTTAACTATGTAGTAGGCAGACAGCTTACTAAAAATCATCACTTTAGAAGAACACTTTTGTTTATAGGTGTCATATCAAATTTAGCTTTACTTGGATATTTCAAATATGCAGACTTTTTCATTACGAATGTAAATAGAGTAATAGACTCAAATATCCCTCTATTGCACTTGGCTTTACCCTTAGCTATCAGTTTTTTTACTTTTCAACAAATAGCATATCTGGTAGACAGTTACCGTGCAGAAACACATGAATATGACTTTTTAAATTATGCAGTATTTGTTGCTTTTTTTCCTCAGCTAATAGCCGGACCGATCGTTCACCATAAAGAGATGATGCCGCAGTTTGCCAATATAAGGAACAAAGTTAAAAATTATCGTCATATTGCCCTGGGGCTCTTTGTCTTTTCTATAGGTCTTTTTAAAAAAGTAGTCATAGCTGATACATTTGCTATTTGGGCAACCAATGGGTTTGATGTGGCTGAAAAACTTAATTTGATCGAAGCTTGGGTCACATCACTTTCTTACACATTTCAATTGTATTTTGATTTTAGTGGGTATACGGATATGGCTATTGGTGCAGCATTACTATTTAATATCAAACTGCCGATCAACTTCAGTTCGCCCTATAAAGCCACATCTATTCAAGATTTTTGGAGACGCTGGCATATTACACTCTCACGTTTTTTAAAGGGATATGTGTATATTCCTTTGGGAGGCAATCGACATGGTGAGATAAGAACCTATGCCAACCTGTTCGCAACTTTTTTACTCGGAGGCATCTGGCATGGTGCAGGGTGGACCTTTGTCTTTTGGGGTGCACTGCACGGTATGGCACTCGTCATCCACAGAGCATGGCATAAACTTGGTTTTAGAATGCATATGTTTTTAGCCTGGTTCATTACCTTTAACTTTATCAATATAAGCTGGGTGTTTTTTCGTGCGAAAGAATTTGAGGATGCGATCAAAGTATTGAAAGGAATGATAGGTATGACAGGTATTACTTTACCTTACGGTGTATCTACTAAATTACCAATATTAAAACAATACGATATTAAGTTTGGAAACTTCATTACTGAAACTGGAGGAGATAAATATACCTTTATTTGGTTGATATCAGCAGGAGTACTAGTGTTGGCATTTAAAAATTCAATGGAATTAATGGAAAGTTTCAAGATATCTAATAAAACAATGTGGTTTTCGGGGATACTTTTTTCAGTTGGCGTGTTATCAATGAATAAAGTCTCTGAGTTTTTATATTTTAATTTTTAG
- the rfbB gene encoding dTDP-glucose 4,6-dehydratase, with protein sequence MNTILVTGCAGFIGSNFVPYFLEKYPKYQIINLDLLTYAGDLKNLEEIKDNEHYIFVKGNICDRELVENLFSMYDIKGVIHFAAESHVDNSIKNPGVFIETNVNGTFTLIDVAYKQWMEKPFVHKKGYEECRFHHISTDEVYGSLGEEGLFTEETPYAPNSPYSASKAGSDMIVRSYHHTYGMNTVITNCSNNYGPKQHDEKLIPTIIRKALKGENIPIYGDGKNIRDWLYVLDHVKGIDLAYHEGKSGEVYNIGGHNERNNNYIADKICKILDELHPKNGSYKDQVTYVEDRAGHDRRYAIDATKIEKELGWKADENFETGILKTVQWYLKKYT encoded by the coding sequence ATGAATACTATCTTAGTGACCGGTTGCGCTGGATTCATCGGTTCAAATTTTGTACCGTATTTTTTAGAAAAATATCCAAAATATCAGATCATAAATCTTGATCTATTGACTTATGCGGGTGATCTCAAGAATTTAGAGGAGATCAAAGACAATGAGCATTATATATTTGTGAAGGGAAATATTTGTGATCGTGAACTTGTTGAAAACCTCTTTAGTATGTATGATATCAAAGGCGTGATACATTTTGCAGCAGAAAGTCATGTGGATAATTCTATTAAAAACCCTGGTGTTTTTATAGAGACCAATGTTAACGGTACTTTTACCCTCATAGACGTAGCATATAAACAATGGATGGAAAAGCCTTTTGTTCATAAGAAAGGATATGAGGAGTGCCGATTTCATCACATCTCTACAGATGAAGTCTATGGTTCACTTGGTGAAGAGGGATTATTCACAGAAGAAACACCTTACGCACCTAATTCACCTTACTCTGCAAGTAAAGCAGGAAGTGATATGATCGTACGTAGTTATCATCACACATACGGCATGAACACGGTTATCACCAATTGTTCCAATAACTATGGACCTAAACAACATGATGAAAAACTTATTCCCACTATTATACGAAAAGCATTAAAGGGAGAAAATATTCCTATTTATGGTGATGGCAAAAATATTCGTGATTGGCTATATGTGCTTGATCACGTTAAAGGGATTGATCTTGCTTATCATGAAGGGAAAAGTGGTGAAGTTTACAATATCGGTGGACATAATGAGCGTAATAATAATTATATTGCTGATAAGATATGTAAGATCCTTGATGAATTGCACCCGAAAAATGGAAGTTATAAAGACCAGGTCACATATGTTGAGGATAGAGCAGGCCATGATCGAAGATATGCTATAGATGCAACTAAAATTGAGAAAGAGTTGGGCTGGAAAGCAGATGAGAACTTTGAAACAGGGATTCTTAAAACGGTACAGTGGTATTTAAAAAAATATACCTAA
- the rfbA gene encoding glucose-1-phosphate thymidylyltransferase RfbA produces the protein MKGIILAGGSGTRLHPITKVTSKQLLPIYDKPMVYYPLSVLMLAGIKEVLIISTPEDTERFKELLGDGSSLGMAFSYAIQASPNGLAEAFIIGEDFIGNDSVCLILGDNVFFGPGLTPRLERAAQKEKGATIFGYKVKDPERFGVVEFDKNFEVISIEEKPEKPKSKFAVTGIYFYDNDVIEMAKTIKPSERGELEITSINQAYLERGDLRVELLGRGFAWLDTGTHESLADAGQYIRTIEQRQGYKVACIEEIAYYKGWITSAQLIELAQPLKKTAYGQYMIEMASEK, from the coding sequence ATGAAGGGTATTATTCTAGCGGGGGGCAGTGGAACCAGACTGCATCCTATAACAAAAGTAACTTCAAAACAATTGCTACCTATTTATGACAAACCAATGGTTTATTATCCATTGTCCGTTCTTATGTTGGCAGGGATCAAAGAAGTTTTGATCATTTCTACGCCAGAAGATACAGAAAGATTTAAAGAATTGTTAGGTGATGGTTCCTCACTTGGTATGGCATTTTCATATGCCATACAAGCTTCTCCTAATGGTTTAGCAGAAGCTTTTATTATTGGTGAAGATTTTATTGGTAATGACAGCGTTTGTCTTATTTTAGGAGACAATGTCTTTTTTGGACCAGGTTTAACTCCAAGGTTGGAGCGTGCAGCCCAGAAAGAAAAAGGAGCGACTATTTTTGGTTATAAGGTCAAAGATCCGGAACGATTTGGTGTTGTAGAGTTTGATAAAAATTTTGAAGTTATTTCTATTGAAGAAAAACCGGAAAAACCAAAAAGTAAATTCGCTGTTACTGGTATCTATTTTTACGACAATGATGTAATAGAAATGGCAAAAACTATAAAGCCGTCTGAACGTGGAGAACTTGAGATAACATCGATCAATCAAGCTTATTTGGAACGGGGTGATTTAAGAGTCGAATTATTAGGACGCGGATTTGCCTGGCTAGATACAGGAACACATGAGAGTCTCGCAGATGCAGGACAATATATACGTACAATTGAACAAAGACAAGGGTATAAAGTAGCTTGTATCGAAGAAATTGCTTATTATAAAGGGTGGATTACTAGTGCACAACTTATTGAGTTGGCACAGCCACTGAAAAAGACAGCGTACGGTCAATATATGATCGAAATGGCAAGTGAAAAATGA
- the wecC gene encoding UDP-N-acetyl-D-mannosamine dehydrogenase, with protein sequence MQSNRVCVMGLGYIGLPTAALLANRRYQVHGVDVVQSTVDTINQGKIHIVEPDLDTFVRSAVNSGNLIADTKPKESDIFIIAVPTPFHDGYVPNIDYVISATECIAPYIKEGNIVILESTSPVGTTDKVAEVLQAKGVDINKVHIAHCPERVLPGQIMRELVENDRIVGGLNSDATQATADFYKTFVSGNILKTDAKTAEMAKLTENSYRDVNIAFANELSMLSDKFDINVWELISLANRHPRVNILQPGAGVGGHCIAVDPWFIVHAGGDDAKIIRTAREVNNYKTEWVIEKIKNEALLFEKEHGIKAKVACMGLAFKPNIDDMRESPALYITRRLISDGLEVFPVEPNVKSMDEFDIVIDEDAINHADIIVFLVAHDEFKGIRIFGKKVFDFCGVTNH encoded by the coding sequence ATGCAAAGTAATAGAGTATGTGTCATGGGACTAGGATATATAGGACTTCCTACAGCAGCTCTCTTAGCAAACCGTAGATATCAGGTACATGGTGTTGATGTCGTTCAAAGTACGGTGGACACCATTAATCAAGGCAAGATCCATATCGTAGAACCTGATCTAGATACCTTTGTGCGCTCAGCAGTGAATTCAGGTAATCTTATAGCCGATACAAAACCAAAAGAATCTGATATTTTTATTATTGCAGTGCCTACACCATTTCATGATGGGTATGTGCCGAATATAGATTACGTGATTTCTGCAACAGAGTGCATTGCCCCTTATATAAAAGAGGGGAATATTGTCATTTTAGAGTCCACTTCCCCTGTAGGCACAACAGATAAAGTGGCAGAAGTACTACAAGCTAAAGGAGTAGATATCAATAAGGTACATATAGCCCATTGTCCTGAACGTGTTTTACCTGGACAGATCATGCGTGAACTGGTAGAGAATGACCGGATAGTAGGTGGTCTGAATAGTGACGCGACGCAAGCAACAGCAGATTTCTATAAAACATTTGTCAGCGGGAACATACTGAAAACTGATGCGAAAACAGCTGAAATGGCAAAATTGACAGAAAACAGTTATCGTGATGTGAACATTGCATTTGCCAATGAACTATCTATGTTATCAGATAAGTTTGACATCAATGTATGGGAACTGATCTCATTGGCAAATCGTCATCCACGTGTAAATATTTTACAGCCAGGTGCAGGCGTCGGAGGACATTGTATTGCTGTGGATCCTTGGTTCATTGTTCATGCAGGAGGTGATGATGCTAAGATCATCAGAACAGCCAGAGAAGTAAATAACTATAAAACTGAGTGGGTTATTGAAAAGATAAAAAATGAAGCACTGTTGTTTGAGAAAGAGCATGGAATAAAAGCAAAAGTTGCATGTATGGGATTAGCCTTTAAACCTAATATTGATGATATGAGGGAGTCACCTGCGCTTTACATTACAAGACGTTTGATCTCTGATGGATTGGAAGTATTCCCTGTCGAGCCTAATGTAAAAAGTATGGATGAGTTTGATATAGTAATAGATGAAGATGCCATTAATCATGCAGATATTATTGTTTTTTTAGTCGCACATGATGAATTTAAAGGTATCCGTATTTTTGGAAAAAAAGTATTTGATTTTTGTGGTGTTACAAATCACTAA
- the wecB gene encoding non-hydrolyzing UDP-N-acetylglucosamine 2-epimerase, protein MKKVLLVFGTRPEAIKMAPLILAFQKHSQDLEAKVCVTAQHREMLDQVFDIFDITPNFDLNIMKAGQDLYDITSNILLGMKEVLKEYQPDILFVHGDTTTTLTAALSAFYQKIPVAHVEAGLRTGDIYSPWPEEANRKLTSQITKYHFAPTETSKDNLLKENIDKNNIHVTGNTVIDALFWVLEKIEKDENLKLALTKTIKSDFSAFENEERLVLITGHRRENFGQGFLDICSAIKMLAEEHPDVNFVYPVHLNPNVQKPVLELLSGIHNIYLIAPLDYEPFVYLMSKSYLILTDSGGIQEEAPSLGKPVLVMRNTTERPEALEAGTVKLVGTDPLTIVDKVNKLLNDKVLYENMSQAHNPYGDGKACYRIVNLIKESYAK, encoded by the coding sequence ATGAAAAAAGTATTACTCGTATTTGGTACAAGACCGGAAGCCATTAAGATGGCACCCCTGATACTAGCATTTCAAAAACATTCACAAGATTTAGAAGCAAAAGTTTGTGTGACTGCACAACATAGAGAAATGCTCGATCAAGTATTTGATATTTTTGACATTACTCCCAATTTTGATCTTAATATCATGAAAGCAGGACAAGATCTCTATGATATTACCAGTAATATTCTACTTGGGATGAAAGAAGTACTTAAAGAATATCAACCTGATATACTTTTTGTACATGGTGATACGACAACTACACTTACTGCAGCTTTAAGTGCATTTTATCAGAAGATTCCCGTAGCACATGTAGAAGCAGGACTTCGTACAGGTGATATTTACAGTCCATGGCCAGAAGAAGCAAACCGAAAACTCACATCTCAGATCACCAAATATCATTTTGCACCTACAGAGACCAGTAAAGATAATCTTTTAAAAGAGAATATAGATAAAAACAATATTCATGTAACAGGAAATACGGTCATTGATGCATTGTTTTGGGTATTAGAGAAGATAGAGAAAGATGAAAATTTAAAATTAGCACTTACAAAGACTATAAAATCAGACTTTTCAGCCTTTGAAAATGAAGAACGTTTAGTATTGATCACGGGACACAGAAGAGAAAATTTCGGGCAAGGATTCCTTGATATTTGTAGTGCGATAAAAATGTTAGCAGAAGAACATCCTGACGTCAATTTTGTCTATCCAGTGCATCTTAATCCTAATGTACAAAAACCCGTACTTGAACTACTTTCCGGTATACATAATATCTATCTTATAGCACCTTTAGACTATGAGCCCTTTGTTTATTTGATGAGTAAATCTTATTTGATATTGACTGATAGTGGTGGTATACAGGAAGAAGCGCCTAGCTTGGGTAAACCGGTATTAGTAATGCGTAATACAACAGAAAGACCTGAAGCACTTGAAGCTGGTACTGTGAAGCTGGTAGGAACGGATCCACTCACTATCGTTGATAAAGTCAATAAACTACTGAATGATAAAGTGCTATATGAAAATATGAGTCAAGCTCATAACCCATATGGAGACGGAAAAGCATGTTATAGAATCGTAAATCTTATAAAGGAAAGTTATGCAAAGTAA
- a CDS encoding DsrE family protein, with protein sequence MNKLLIVWSTAEIEVAKKMVLLYSSVILPRGYWDKAHLMIWGPSAKLLAENKELQEMVSKVKATGVALSCCIVCSDEYGVTEKLASLEIEMIHTGELLTDALKEEWKVITF encoded by the coding sequence ATGAACAAACTACTTATCGTATGGAGTACTGCCGAGATAGAAGTGGCTAAAAAGATGGTACTGCTCTACTCAAGTGTCATTCTTCCACGAGGATACTGGGACAAAGCCCATTTAATGATATGGGGACCTTCTGCAAAACTTTTGGCAGAAAATAAGGAACTGCAAGAGATGGTATCAAAAGTGAAAGCAACAGGTGTTGCACTTTCATGCTGTATCGTGTGCAGCGATGAATATGGCGTGACTGAGAAGCTGGCTTCATTAGAGATAGAGATGATCCACACGGGAGAACTCCTTACCGATGCACTAAAAGAAGAATGGAAAGTGATCACTTTTTAA
- the purH gene encoding bifunctional phosphoribosylaminoimidazolecarboxamide formyltransferase/IMP cyclohydrolase, translated as MRALISVSDKSGVENFAKELVGLGYEIISTGGTYKKLQDAGIAVIEANEVTKFPECFEGRVKTLNPYIHGGILHRRDKQSHLDQAKELGVEGIDLVCVNLYPFKATIEKTDDFEEIIENIDIGGPAMVRSAAKNFDSVIIVTDVSDYDTVLHNLKNGTNTVEFRRDMMIKAFEHTAAYDSMIANYMNGRFNDGFGEYQFITGKKSFQTRYGENPHQKGALYEFDNHFTKHFKQVKCEASFNNINDVNGALKIATSFGDENAVCIVKHGNPCGFAIKDTLLESYTEALKCDPVSAFGGVVAVNGVVTKELAEKMNEIFLEVVMAADFDAEALEVFEKKKRLKLFAQGGTKLVMSNDTHDFKHVDGGFVYQNADCICDNEVHNAEQKSKLTATVQEMKDLEIAWKVAGLTKSNCVVYVKDSAMVAVGMGMTSRVDAAQCALKKAKEMGLDVSGAAMASEAFFPFRDSIDAAAAAGVKAIIEPGGSIRDDEVIEAANEHGISLYFTTVRHFLH; from the coding sequence ATGAGAGCACTAATATCGGTAAGTGACAAAAGCGGTGTAGAGAACTTTGCAAAAGAGTTGGTAGGATTAGGTTATGAGATCATTTCAACAGGTGGTACCTATAAAAAACTTCAAGATGCAGGTATTGCAGTGATCGAAGCAAATGAAGTAACAAAGTTTCCTGAGTGTTTCGAGGGAAGGGTGAAGACACTTAACCCGTATATTCACGGTGGTATTTTACATAGGAGGGATAAACAGTCTCACTTAGACCAGGCAAAAGAGCTTGGCGTTGAAGGGATTGATCTTGTATGTGTGAATCTCTATCCGTTTAAAGCAACGATTGAAAAGACTGATGATTTTGAAGAGATCATTGAGAATATTGACATCGGTGGGCCGGCGATGGTAAGAAGTGCTGCGAAGAACTTTGACAGTGTGATCATTGTAACCGATGTTTCGGACTATGACACGGTACTTCATAACCTGAAAAACGGTACAAACACAGTTGAGTTCAGAAGAGATATGATGATCAAAGCATTTGAACATACTGCAGCGTATGACTCAATGATCGCTAACTACATGAACGGCCGTTTCAATGACGGTTTTGGTGAATATCAGTTCATAACAGGTAAAAAATCGTTCCAGACACGTTATGGCGAGAACCCGCACCAAAAAGGTGCACTCTATGAGTTTGATAACCACTTCACCAAGCACTTCAAACAGGTTAAATGTGAAGCGAGTTTCAACAATATCAATGATGTGAACGGTGCACTGAAGATCGCTACGAGTTTTGGTGATGAAAATGCAGTATGTATCGTAAAACACGGAAACCCTTGCGGTTTTGCCATTAAAGACACACTCTTGGAATCCTATACCGAAGCACTGAAATGTGATCCGGTATCTGCATTCGGTGGCGTGGTTGCAGTCAATGGTGTGGTGACCAAAGAACTTGCAGAGAAGATGAACGAGATCTTCCTTGAAGTGGTCATGGCAGCTGATTTTGATGCAGAGGCTTTGGAAGTGTTTGAGAAGAAAAAACGTCTTAAACTCTTTGCCCAAGGCGGTACAAAATTGGTCATGTCGAATGACACACATGATTTCAAACATGTAGATGGCGGGTTTGTCTATCAAAATGCAGACTGTATCTGTGACAATGAAGTCCATAATGCAGAACAGAAATCAAAACTGACTGCTACAGTACAAGAGATGAAAGACTTGGAGATCGCATGGAAAGTAGCGGGTCTTACGAAGTCCAACTGTGTGGTCTATGTCAAAGACTCTGCGATGGTCGCTGTAGGTATGGGTATGACGAGCCGTGTGGATGCTGCCCAGTGTGCGCTTAAAAAAGCCAAAGAGATGGGTCTGGATGTGAGTGGTGCAGCGATGGCATCTGAAGCCTTCTTCCCGTTCCGTGACAGCATTGACGCAGCAGCAGCGGCAGGTGTAAAAGCGATCATTGAACCAGGCGGAAGCATCAGAGATGATGAAGTGATCGAGGCTGCCAATGAACATGGTATCTCACTCTACTTTACGACTGTAAGACACTTCTTACATTAA